The Sylvia atricapilla isolate bSylAtr1 chromosome 5, bSylAtr1.pri, whole genome shotgun sequence genome includes a window with the following:
- the SNRPF gene encoding small nuclear ribonucleoprotein F: protein MSLPLNPKPFLNGLTGKPVMVKLKWGMEYKGYLVSVDGYMNMQLANTEEYIDGALSGHLGEVLIRCNNVLYIRGVEEEEEDGEMRE, encoded by the exons ATG AGCCTGCCCCTCAACCCCAAGCCGTTCCTGAACGGGCTGACGGGGAAGCCGGTGATGGTGAAGCTGAAGTGGGGGATGGAGTACAAGGGCTACCTCGTCTCCGTGGATGGCTACATGAACATGCAG cttGCAAACACAGAGGAGTACATAGACGGTGCATTGTCTGGACACCTGGGGGAAGTTTTGATAAG GTGCAATAATGTCTTGTACATCAGAGGtgtggaagaagaggaagaagatggaGAAATGAGAGAATAG